The following proteins are encoded in a genomic region of Cryptomeria japonica chromosome 11, Sugi_1.0, whole genome shotgun sequence:
- the LOC131041199 gene encoding very-long-chain aldehyde decarbonylase GL1-4, with product MASKPGPLTGWPWEKLGNFKYLLLSPLVIKAVHTNFLGGQETDNISLLLLLLAATRYLHNQLWISISRYQNARSKRQIQSKSIHFEQVDRERSWDDYILMYTFMFILVHAYIPGASNLPLWNTKGLPVIFLAHIGPSEFVYYWAHRALHHHFLYNRYHSHHHSSFVTEPITSVVHPFAEHLMYAAMFSIAPLATVVTKTASLGLTFAYLIWFDFMNNMGHCNFEFVPSWAFKIFPPLKFLMYTPSFHSLHHSQVHTNFCLYMPLYDYLYGTADKSSETLYETAWKGRKEKVDLVYLTHATSLLSFFHLRFGFASFAAKPYSTKWYMWILWPISNAIMIFLWLFGRTFTSEKNRLNDLHLQTWVIPRYTFQYFMPSERARINKLLEDSILEAEKKEAKVINLGLLNQSEELNGGGELFLKRHKNLKIRMVDGSTLAAAVVLNSIPSETREVFMCGVTSKIGSAILSLLSERGVSIQLLTESRDQLDQMKSTVPSQFQHNIIPVSSYQAGKNCKIWIVGRWVSRKDQMKAPKGALFIPFLPFPIPRTRKDCTYYSTPAMRVPANLENVHTCENWLPRRVMSAWRVGGMVHAIQGWNYHECGQTMNTADINKVWEAALKHGFLPFNTSPAQLQLAF from the exons ATGGCATCTAAGCCGGGGCCACTTACAGGATGGCCATGGGAGAAACTTGGCAACTTCAAG TATCTGCTTCTCTCCCCTCTGGTGATCAAAGCAGTACATACCAATTTTCTAGGAGGACAAGAAACAGACAACATTAGTTTGCTGCTGCTTCTTTTGGCTGCAACAAGATACCTTCATAACCAACTGTGGATTAGTATTTCTCGCTATCAGAATGCAAGGAGCAAGCGTCAAATACAATCTAAAAGTATCCACTTCGAGCAAGTTGACAGAGAGAGAAGCTG GGACGACTATATTCTAATGTACACCTTCATGTTTATCCTAGTTCATGCATACATTCCAGGCGCTTCCAATCTTCCTCTCTGGAACACAAAGGGTCTGCCTGTTATCTTTTTGGCCCATATTGGACCATCTGAATTCGTGTATTACTGGGCACATAGAGCTCTCCATCACCACTTCTTGTATAATCGTTACCATTCTCATCACCATTCCTCTTTCGTCACAGAACCCATCACAT CTGTAGTGCATCCGTTTGCAGAGCATTTGATGTATGCTGCAATGTTCTCAATTGCTCCACTGGCTACTGTTGTCACCAAAACTGCTTCTCTTGGTCTAACATTTGCTTACTTAATATGGTTTGATTTCATGAACAATATGGGCCACTGCAACTTTGAATTTGTTCCCAGCTGGGCATTTAAGATCTTCCCTCCTCTCAAGTTCCTAATGTACACACCCTC GTTTCACTCTCTTCACCATTCGCAAGTTCATACCAACTTCTGTTTGTACATGCCTCTCTATGACTACCTTTATGGAACGGCTGATAAGTCGTCCGAGACTCTCTACGAGACTGCATGGAAAG GACGAAAGGAAAAGGTTGATTTGGTGTATCTCACTCATGCAACAAGTTTGCTCTCATTTTTCCATTTAAGATTTGGGTTTGCTTCATTTGCTGCTAAGCCATACTCTACCAAATGGTATATGTGGATTTTATGGCCAATTAGCAATGCCATCATGATCTTTCTTTGGCTCTTTGGACGAACTTTTACATCTGAAAAAAATCGATTAAATGATTTGCATTTGCAAACATGGGTTATTCCTCGATACACATTCCAG TATTTTATGCCTTCTGAACGAGCAAGGATAAATAAGCTTCTCGAGGATTCTATTTTGGAGGCAGAGAAGAAAGAAGCCAAAGTTATCAATTTAGGCCTCCTCAACCAG AGTGAAGAATTGAATGGAGGAGGGGAGCTGTTCTTGAAAAGGCACAAGAACTTAAAAATCCGTATGGTAGATGGAAGCACTCTTGCAGCCGCGGTAGTATTGAATTCGATCCCATCGGAGACAAGGGAAGTGTTCATGTGTGGGGTTACGTCAAAGATCGGATCTGCAATTCTCTCCCTACTATCTGAAAGGGGAGTCAGTATTCAG CTTCTTACAGAATCAAGAGACCAGTTGGATCAAATGAAATCAACTGTCCCATCCCAATTCCAGCACAACATCATCCCTGTAAGCAGCTATCAGGCGGGCAAGAACTGCAAG ATATGGATTGTTGGGAGATGGGTAAGTAGAAAAGACCAGATGAAGGCACCCAAGGGAGCCCTCTTTATTCCGTTTCTGCCATTTCCAATACCAAGGACTCGTAAGGACTGCACTTACTACAGCACACCTGCAATGCGAGTGCCTGCCAACCTGGAAAATGTTCATACCTGTGAG AACTGGCTTCCAAGGAGAGTAATGAGCGCATGGAGAGTGGGAGGAATGGTGCATGCAATACAAGGGTGGAATTACCACGAGTGTGGACAAACTATGAATACTGCAGACATCAACAAAGTGTGGGAAGCTGCACTTAAACATGGCTTTCTTCCCTTCAACACCTCGCCTGCTCAACTGCAGCTCGCCTTCTAA